In the Helianthus annuus cultivar XRQ/B chromosome 11, HanXRQr2.0-SUNRISE, whole genome shotgun sequence genome, one interval contains:
- the LOC118484077 gene encoding BURP domain-containing protein 3-like → MHAAWDEGKQNNYYTDNESTHIQLKDHQYSYVASNAEVKDHPVPFFWYGESKNNAKDHPQQLHSYPSSKNQIINDYPEAKLLFLEHNLHQGEELKLHFTKDNQKTAFLPKEIGNSIPFSSKDLPEIYNKFSVKPHSVEAKILKQTLHFCELKPIHGEKIHCATSLESMVNFSTAKLGAKVKALSTEVKAKESTLSQKYKVEWVKKFPPANEAVVCHKQNYAYAVFYCHTDVGTRSYAVSLVGEDGTKVKSVAVCHTDTANWADDHLSFQLLNVTPGVPVCHFLPEDLVLWVPY, encoded by the coding sequence ATGCATGCAGCATGGGATGAAGGAAAACAAAACAATTACTACACTGACAATGAATCCACACATATACAACTGAAAGATCATCAATACTCATATGTTGCATCCAATGCTGAGGTCAAAGATCATCCAGTGCCATTTTTCTGGTACGGTGAGTCGAAAAACAATGCAAAAGATCACCCACAACAACTTCATTCATACCCATCATCTAAGAATCAGATAATTAACGATTACCCGGAAGCAAAGTTATTGTTCTTGGAACACAACTTGCATCAAGGAGAAGAACTGAAGTTGCACTTCACGAAAGACAACCAAAAAACAGCGTTTTTACCAAAAGAAATCGGTAATTCGATACCCTTTTCGTCAAAAGATCTTCCTGAGATCTACAACAAGTTCTCGGTTAAACCTCACTCGGTTGAAGCCAAAATCTTGAAGCAAACACTTCACTTTTGCGAGCTAAAACCGATCCATGGCGAAAAAATACATTGTGCGACTTCATTAGAATCCATGGTCAATTTTAGTACCGCAAAACTAGGTGCAAAGGTGAAAGCGCTTTCAACAGAAGTGAAGGCTAAAGAAAGCACCCTGTCACAAAAGTACAAAGTTGAGTGGGTTAAAAAGTTCCCCCCCGCGAATGAAGCTGTGGTTTGCCATAAGCAAAACTACGCGTATGCTGTGTTTTATTGCCACACAGACGTTGGCACTCGATCGTATGCGGTTTCTTTGGTGGGTGAGGATGGTACCAAAGTGAAATCAGTGGCGGTTTGCCATACGGATACCGCGAATTGGGCCGATGACCATTTGTCGTTTCAATTGCTTAATGTGACACCAGGGGTTCCGGTTTGCCATTTCCTACCTGAAGATCTTGTCCTTTGGGttccatactaa